In a genomic window of Candidatus Brocadia sp.:
- a CDS encoding helicase: protein MKTTKWLAREFITPDAISSIRDAIEKTGGNEVFLVGRLNDEHLVTDVDVYAMGNRGAVPAIIKEAKYGDVIIHNHPDGILAPSDADIEIASYMGSLGVGCYIVDNSAEYLYPVVKVRKERVCEQLNFKELSAQFQPGGNFAQHLSQYEYRKPQVEMLKSVVDAFNADKIAVIEAGTGTGKSLAYLVPAVFWSIKNQERVVVSTHTINLQEQLIEKDIPVLKKCCGLNFKSVLVKGRNNYLCLRKVYTLRSEGGTLVEDKDRQQLNDLLEWTTKTRDGSKADLNFVPQDDVWEAIQSEADQCTRLKCRFYDECFFYIARRKAASADVLVVNHYLLMADLIVRKETKGYDTVAILPPFKKIIIDEAHHLEDVATANLSCTISRLRIIKLLGRLINIKDSRKGLLQYLKSKLKEMSSIHDKSIAAEINDRINTEILEARQHLYDTVQEIFENISRAISVYTRNKNFHREDPKENETKLRITESLISTALWQDVIEAGLKTLSVGILKFVSLLRALLDEFGELSRKSQDILSSVLIDIVSCKTRLKLVASDLASFITGDEKICKWMEIKKYGGGPVIRFCAAPLSISHDLKACLYDNYTSILLTSATLAISRTFKFFKDSIGLHQIPEDRLSELILDSPFDYKRQSMIGIPTDISEPDKPSYVSTLEENILKTVEISEGRALILFTSYSLLDNLYRRLEPQVTHLGYTCLKQGMDNRHNLLETFKKDKTSVLFATDSFWEGIDVKGDALECVILTRLPFKVPTQPIIEARAEAIERAGGDAFYNYSLPMAVIKFKQGFGRLIRSCEDKGVVVIFDRRVVTKKYGHIFLQSLPDVRYIKDKGDVVFKEMRLFLGKSVTPSHQEGKVPNIE from the coding sequence ATGAAAACGACTAAATGGTTAGCCAGGGAATTTATAACGCCTGATGCTATCTCATCTATCCGTGACGCCATTGAAAAGACGGGTGGAAACGAGGTATTTCTGGTCGGCAGACTGAACGATGAGCATCTGGTGACCGATGTGGATGTTTACGCCATGGGAAACAGAGGTGCTGTGCCTGCTATCATCAAAGAGGCAAAATATGGGGACGTTATTATCCACAATCATCCGGACGGTATCCTGGCTCCCTCCGATGCGGACATTGAAATTGCATCCTACATGGGATCACTCGGGGTGGGATGCTATATCGTGGATAACAGCGCAGAATATCTGTACCCGGTGGTAAAGGTCAGGAAAGAGCGGGTATGTGAGCAGCTAAACTTCAAAGAATTATCCGCACAATTCCAGCCCGGAGGAAATTTCGCACAACACTTATCTCAATACGAATATCGCAAACCCCAGGTTGAGATGCTGAAGTCGGTAGTTGATGCCTTTAATGCAGACAAGATTGCCGTGATTGAGGCGGGGACAGGGACGGGAAAATCCCTGGCATATCTTGTCCCCGCCGTTTTCTGGAGTATAAAAAATCAGGAACGTGTAGTAGTTTCTACCCATACAATAAACCTTCAGGAACAGTTAATTGAAAAGGACATCCCTGTCCTCAAGAAATGTTGCGGGCTCAATTTTAAGAGTGTGTTGGTGAAAGGCAGGAATAATTACCTATGCCTGAGGAAGGTGTATACTTTACGTTCTGAGGGCGGCACATTGGTTGAGGACAAAGATCGGCAGCAACTGAACGACCTGTTAGAGTGGACAACAAAGACACGGGATGGGAGCAAGGCAGACCTCAATTTTGTGCCACAGGACGACGTCTGGGAAGCAATACAGTCAGAGGCCGATCAGTGCACACGATTAAAGTGCCGGTTTTATGATGAGTGCTTTTTTTATATTGCCCGGAGAAAAGCGGCCAGCGCCGATGTGTTGGTAGTAAATCATTATCTCCTGATGGCTGATTTGATCGTACGTAAGGAAACAAAGGGTTACGACACGGTAGCCATCCTGCCACCCTTTAAGAAAATCATTATTGACGAGGCACACCACCTTGAAGATGTGGCAACAGCGAATCTGAGCTGTACAATCTCGAGGCTACGAATAATAAAGCTTTTGGGAAGATTGATCAACATAAAGGATAGTAGAAAAGGCCTTTTGCAGTACCTTAAAAGCAAACTCAAAGAAATGAGTTCGATTCACGACAAGTCTATTGCCGCGGAAATTAACGACAGAATCAATACAGAAATCCTGGAGGCAAGGCAGCATCTCTATGATACTGTTCAAGAAATCTTTGAAAACATCTCCAGGGCAATAAGCGTGTATACGAGAAATAAAAATTTTCACAGAGAGGATCCTAAAGAAAATGAGACCAAATTACGTATCACGGAAAGCCTGATTTCTACCGCCCTGTGGCAAGATGTTATAGAGGCCGGGCTCAAGACATTAAGCGTGGGCATTCTTAAATTCGTCTCATTATTAAGAGCGCTGTTAGATGAGTTCGGAGAACTCTCCAGGAAGTCACAGGATATCCTTTCATCCGTGCTGATAGATATTGTATCCTGCAAGACGCGTCTGAAATTGGTAGCAAGCGATCTTGCTTCTTTCATTACGGGGGACGAAAAGATTTGCAAATGGATGGAAATCAAAAAGTACGGAGGGGGGCCTGTTATTCGGTTTTGCGCAGCGCCACTCTCTATTTCTCATGATTTGAAGGCATGCCTGTATGATAATTATACCTCGATATTACTGACATCGGCCACCCTGGCGATCAGCAGGACTTTTAAATTCTTTAAAGACAGTATTGGTTTGCATCAAATTCCAGAAGACCGCTTGTCCGAATTAATCTTAGATTCTCCATTTGACTACAAGAGACAATCTATGATTGGCATCCCCACGGACATTTCAGAACCTGACAAGCCGAGTTATGTTTCGACCCTCGAAGAGAATATCTTGAAGACCGTAGAAATTTCAGAAGGACGCGCATTAATCCTGTTTACATCTTACAGTCTTCTTGATAACCTCTACCGAAGGCTAGAACCGCAGGTTACACATCTCGGTTATACCTGTTTGAAACAGGGGATGGATAACCGTCACAACCTTCTAGAAACCTTTAAGAAGGACAAGACGTCAGTGCTCTTCGCCACGGACAGTTTTTGGGAGGGGATCGATGTCAAGGGTGATGCACTGGAATGTGTCATTCTTACCCGATTACCCTTTAAGGTGCCTACGCAACCTATTATTGAGGCACGGGCGGAGGCCATTGAAAGGGCTGGTGGTGATGCCTTTTACAATTATTCCTTACCGATGGCAGTAATTAAATTTAAACAGGGCTTTGGAAGGCTTATACGCAGTTGCGAGGACAAGGGGGTTGTGGTAATCTTTGATCGCAGAGTAGTTACCAAAAAGTATGGACATATTTTTCTTCAGTCACTTCCGGACGTTAGGTACATCAAGGATAAAGGCGATGTTGTTTTTAAAGAAATGAGACTGTTTTTAGGTAAAAGTGTTACTCCCTCCCATCAGGAAGGGAAAGTGCCAAATATCGAATGA
- a CDS encoding complex I NDUFA9 subunit family protein, with protein MKIFLTGSTGFVGKQILQNLLENKYQVRCIVRQDSEQKLAHYKDVESVQGDITDASSLIGKLAGCDAVINLVGIIREFPGKGITFERLHYEGTANLVRAAREQGVRRFIQMSALGARPDGKTQYQQTKFRAEEFARNSGLDYTIFRPSIIFGPGDKFVNLFAGMLKTQQFVPVIGNGRYKMQPVAVENVSMGFIKSIEQKDAIGKTFNVGGPEKIEFNRIIDIIGDVLCVPPHKLHIPVFIMNLTAEMLDWLPSFPITKEQIIMLLEGNTCDEKPFFEHFGIEPVCFKPGITRYLTV; from the coding sequence ATGAAGATATTTTTAACAGGTAGTACAGGTTTTGTTGGAAAACAAATACTTCAGAATTTGCTCGAAAATAAATATCAGGTCAGATGCATCGTTCGACAGGATTCCGAACAAAAGCTTGCGCATTACAAAGATGTTGAGAGTGTACAAGGTGATATTACAGATGCAAGCAGTTTAATTGGCAAATTAGCCGGATGTGATGCTGTTATTAACCTCGTTGGAATTATCAGAGAGTTCCCCGGAAAGGGGATTACCTTTGAAAGATTGCATTACGAGGGGACGGCAAATCTTGTCAGGGCAGCCCGAGAACAGGGGGTTAGGCGATTCATCCAGATGAGCGCACTGGGGGCACGTCCGGACGGCAAGACCCAATATCAACAAACCAAGTTTCGTGCGGAAGAATTTGCAAGGAACAGTGGGCTTGACTACACGATCTTTCGTCCATCAATTATATTTGGGCCAGGAGATAAATTTGTCAATCTGTTTGCTGGTATGCTAAAAACCCAACAATTTGTGCCCGTAATAGGCAACGGAAGATATAAGATGCAACCCGTGGCAGTGGAAAATGTTTCGATGGGCTTTATCAAATCGATAGAACAAAAAGATGCCATTGGCAAGACTTTTAATGTGGGCGGGCCAGAAAAGATTGAGTTTAATCGAATCATTGATATCATTGGTGACGTCCTCTGTGTACCACCGCACAAGCTACACATCCCTGTATTCATCATGAACCTGACAGCAGAAATGCTTGATTGGTTACCCTCCTTCCCCATTACAAAAGAGCAAATTATTATGTTACTGGAGGGTAATACCTGTGACGAAAAACCATTTTTCGAACACTTTGGGATCGAACCCGTTTGCTTTAAACCAGGGATAACCAGGTACCTTACCGTCTAG